CTAGCGAGCTTTAGAAATTCACTACATTATGAccacaattaaaaaatcaataaattaatgCATAAAGATAAAAGatgtaatatttaatatatacTAAATACATACCTCAAATTGCCTATTGCCTCAAAGTTTTTGGTCAGCCTTAACAAGATTGTCAGCCCTGGATTTATTACCGATCCTATTTTGTGTGTATTGAGCTAAGGCCTCTAAAATACCGAAACGTTTCAAACTTTGAACTTTGATTTTTCGATATTTACGATATTAAAGATATTTCTAAACCACGAGAGATCCATTTATTGTTAGCGTTCATATAGCTCATATAGCGTTTGACGATATAAGTGCTAAAATATGTATCAGTGTTCATAAAAACACTCTTCAAGTTTCTGTTTTactctaaaaataaaaaacggcTCGTACAAATAGTTATGACACGCACTGTAGAaaccattttttccttttttgtgaaaacaaaaaatacttagCCActaaacaccaaaacaaatcaaaaccccCAGCGAGGTTATAATACTACCACtgccgtttttttattacgaaAATTTCGCATTCCACTGTGTATTTGATGACGGGCTCACTAAAAAGGTACCACTAATCCTAAGTGGTTTCAGCTTTCCTTCATATCACTAGCGCCATCTAGGTGTGTATCCGTAACCACGATAAATCACCTTCGCTAATCTCCACCGAAGCACGCGACATTGGAAATAATGCTCCGTTTGGAAATTGTCCCCTTTTTTGCcgaatggaaaactttcattCACTCGCATTTTCCGGACTGTGGTTTCAGTTTAAATGAACTCAGAACGTGTTCCACACCGTACCGGGTACCGTACCGACGTCAGGTTTTAGGCCATCCACGTGCAGGTAAATGGCGATCACTATCGATAGATTGAAGCCGGGCAGGAAAACCATCAATGGGGACCACCATTTGTCCGTTTCGTTTTGGCAAACATTTAGGTCAAACTTCCGTAAGCAAACTGACGGTAGCAGTGCCAGCTTTTTGCCCACCAGGTACCACAGTTCCAGTGCGAACGTGCCGAGATGGAGACAAATGTATGGCCAAAGTAGAAACGTTCGATACTAAAGTGGAGGGGGGATaatggggaggaaaaaaaacaagagcaagCTGGTAACGGGGGATATCACTTAAATAGGTCGCCGAGTCAGCATCCGTTAGCGTTAGCTCGTACCCATTTTTTGGTCCCGAtggcgcgcacacacacacacatactaacCGTTAGCAAACCAACGATCGCTGCCAGATTCGAGTAGATGGTTAGCAGCGACACGACCAGGGCGAAATTGATTCGCAAATACTTCGGAATGTGCCACAGTGGACGCCATTGCAGCCGATGGTCCCAGCCGGCTTGTGTCAGCAGTGCATACAGCGCCAGCACCTACAATGGCCGGATGAGAAAGCAAGAACGAGCAGAacgaaaagtgtgaaaaatattacaaacaccaacgttgtggtttttttgggtaggTAATATCCAACGCCCATCGCCGCTGACCACAGGCGGACCATTTCAGCCTGTCCTGCCGGTACAGCATGCTGTCATCAATAGCGACTCAAAATACACAACCGTTTCGATGGCGTTGATCAGCAAGGCGTACCGGTGAAGGTACGGTGCATACCGCACCCGGTAACCGTACAGCTGGCGCAGCAGTTCGGCAACGTACGAACTGTCCACCGACGACGGTACACGCTGAttgggaaaagtttcaaatgGCACGTTTTTGTCCGGATCGGTTGCCTGCAGCGGTGGCCAAAGACAAAAACAGTCAAACATTGTTTGCTGCCTTCCCCCCTTGCTCTGTGACAGGTCGGAGACAGGGGAGTGGAGAGGTTTTGCCAAAAACACGGTACGTCAACTTTGTGGCCTGTGGTACGGTGATGATGTTCGAAAAGGTTCGGTAGCACTACTTGCTACCATGATAATGATGGTAGTACTGGTACTTCGGCGGTACACCACAACCGTTTCCCATGGCACACTGTGACGATACGCTGCGTCATGCAAAGTTTTTCCACTTTCTGTCATATTTAAATAGGGCGCttgctgtgttttttattcgtaACAGCACAAATTTCGATACTTATTTCGTTAACTATAATTACCCAGGTATTCTAGTGTACCAAAAAAcccagttttattttaaagcttaattattattaaaaatatggtAAACCGACCGGTATCAGTGAGGACTCCAAAACAGAGCTACTGGCAGTTGTTTCCAGGCGAGTACTTTCGTCAGTTTCTGATTCTTCCATTGCTAAACTACTGGGTGTTGGATAAGTATCCACTTCACCCTCAGTTTGAGTGGATGATTTAATTACTTTTGTCGACTGTGTCGATTCTGGTGACATTGTTTCATCCCTAAGTGATTGCTCCAGACCCTCCATCCGTTGCATCAAGCGTAAGACTTTTGAAATTATGTTGTCCAGGTACGTTAGAGCACTTTCGAGCCTTTGCGCTGCAGATTTCAATGAGTGTTCCAATGAGGCGAACGTGGGAATTGTCTCCGTCACTTCAGAGTTGGACGTTGAAGAATGAGTACTTTCAAAATTCTGTTCTGTCGCTGAATGGCCACAAGGTGCTTCAGTAGTTGCAACACGTTTCCTGTCCATCAGCACGATCGGTGGGTACTCATCGCTGGTGCATAGCTGAAGCCGTTCGTTAAAATTACTTCCAGCGAGGCAACGATTTTGTTGAAATCTGAGAAACATAAAGTAAAGAAACTCAATAATATCTCTATGTGGCAACCGAAAAAATTTGTCTTACCTTCCATTGGCGTACGTATAGTATATGGCACGATCTTCAGTATCGCCGTACCTTTGCTTCGTATCGCAAACCAACACATCTCGGTCGTCCGACATTTCTATCTTCGCCACTGTGTCCAACATAGTTCGAAACAATGGGAACGGACCATCGTTGCATACGTTTTCCGAATCGTCATAATTCGGCAATATCAAAACGCCTCGCACACCAAGATTATGTGCCTGGTGGACACGTTTCTGTACCGTTTTATCATTGTCGTACACAATGGCACCATTGCCCACGAATAGAGAACAGCCGGGACGTGTGCTCGATGCGCGAGAACCACACTTGGATTGTTTCTCCTGCAGCAGCTCACAAATCTGACCATAAGAAAGCACACCGACGTGGCTGCGTTGCAGTGATCGTGTGACGCGATACTTGCTAGGATTAAACACAATTCCCACGGTTAGCACACTCAGCACGATCTTCTCCGCGCGCAACCCATCCTGTAACAGTCGGGCAATGAGTTCTGTTCCATATTCGCGCAACATAAACTCCTCCTGGGTGCGATCCACTAGCTCATCCTCCAGCATGTTCACACCGACCACACTGACCAGATCCAGATGGTCGTTGAAAGATTTTAGCAGCGCGTTCGAACTTCCCATCGTATGGCACCCGATCGTGGTGGTGATCGCGTACTTATCGCTCAGTATCGTGCGCAGATGCCTGAGAAATTGACCGTATCGTAGCTGCTGGTAGTAATCGAGCAGTGAGATGTCGTAATCCAGATCAACACCGTCCAGTACGTTGTCGCGCAGCACTATGTTGATTCGTTCGCTGAGCTGCTGATGCACCGACAGGGTAGTAACGTTGAAAGGGAGTACGATCGTAAGTAGCACATCTGCCGAAGAGTTACACCGCTTGATAGTGTCTATTCGGGAGAGTTCTAAAAAGTAGACCGCATCAGACCATGAACATTCACATGTTATTAGTAGCGTAATACATCATACCTTCACGCGTTAGGACAGTTGATTTCTCGATATCAAATGTTACACTATTCACGATAAACATGTCacaggaacaaagttccttcgTTAATGCACTCTCAATCGGTAGTTGCAGTTGAATCTGGCAGATAATATCCAAATCTCCTGCTGCTCCATATGCAACCAGCTGTAGCAACACTAGCACAGTCGTCCGTAGCCCCATGGTCTCCAGCAAGATGTATCGATATGTGGTCTCGGGTGAAACATTCTTGACGGTCTGCTTGCTTATATATGCAATAACTAGCTAGCAATAACCCGAAAAGCTTCGATATCACATCCACATCACATCCTCTAAACACGTTCCCTGCTCATCTGTGATGCATCGATAGCACCGTACAGCACGGCCCATATCGTCAGTGTCCGGCAAGCACGGCACGACATAAATCCACTTGCCTTCTTCTCACCAATCCATCATTGAGGTGTGTTGAGATGGCCACGTGCGGTgtggaaaagcaacaaatcgaATCTCCTAGCGACTTATCCGGTGAAGAAAGTACTATCTTCACGGGTGCTCGGAATGCGAGAAATATTGGCCGGTCAGTTGGTTGACTGGCTGTGATTGCGATTGTCAGACGTTATGTGATTTAGAAATCTAATAAACATTCGACTGTGTTATACTTTAACCTCTCGGCTCTGTTTACCGCCAGTCAATTGGGCAGGGAAAACATTTAAGCTCAGTATTTCTTACAGCCATTTTACGAGAGCTCAACTCAGACGTCAAGTGCCAATGAAATGCCTTTCGAAAGTTAACGTTTTCTCTCCGGAACCTCCCTCTAGTGCTTAGAACAAATTCTCATAAATCTTACGGGCGGATCGACGGGCTAGCACGAAAAGGAATGCTACACGTCCCCCATACAGCTCTTTGTcgtttttgctcatttttataCCTCTAACCACACTTCCTTCCTTCAGCAATCTTTTCTAATGCCACCCATTGCTCGTTGTGTCCTCAGTCCCAACCGTTTATCCCTTTTTATATTGTCcttaatgaaatgaaagcgTTTCATGAATATTAAAACTCGCTCTGATACGTTTGCCTCAATCCACGATAGGAGGAATAAGTATTGACAGTGCCGTATGAAACGGCACGAAAGTTCATTTGTAGGGATGCAAGCTGCATATGAGATGGCTTACAATCAATTAAGGGAATTAATTATGTGTGTATTCTATCCCATTTCGTGAAATAATCTCTTTTACAACATGCAGTAGTTGTTACTTGTTTTAAGCATTGAGAagataataaatatatttaattatttgttcaCTAAATTTAAGCTGACCAAAGTAAATCCATTCTTATTGGACAGTTGTTCAATAATGAAGCGAATAACATTTCAAAATGGGAACATAATATGGATATCAACCTTAACCTAATACGATGAATTTACTCAAgaatgagaaaatgaaaccaaaaaaaagaaatagatctATAAGTtagaaaaaaactattccaaAACATTCCATTAACCATTCATGAATATTCCAATCGACAgaactgggtatcaaatcccatccgaaccagCCCTTCGTAGACAGGACTGACtgtccggctacgtggtaaaattaagtctagtaagccagaaatgaccggcatgAGCTGCAAGCTCGTTAAGCCAATAAAAGGAAGGCAAAAACGGAactaaacgagaaaaaaactaatttattgTTCTATTGTTACACCAATGATAGATATGCTTGCTCTATGGTAAAATTAAGGATAACATTGTAGCTGTTATCGTGGGAATTTAAACGAGTATTGTAGGAATTGTAACGGGTATTGTTGAAATATCAACGGGTATTGTAGGAATTGTAACGGGTATTGTTGAAATATCAACGGGTATTGTAGGAATTGTAACGGGTATTGTTGAAATATCAACGGGTATTGTAGGAATTGTAACGGGTATTGTTGGAATCGTAACGGACACTGTAGGAATCGTAACGGGCACTGTAGGAATCGTAACGGGTATTGTTGGAATCGTAACGGGTATTGTTGGTATTGTAACGGGTATCGTAGGTATCGTTACCGGCACTGTAGGAATTGTGGGAATAGTAACCGTTGGTATAGTTATCGTAGGAATTGTAATGGTTGGTACTGTTGGTAGCGTTATGGATGGTACGGTTACGCCAGGTAGCAatcctttttgtttgcataaaaagagaaagaaaaaaaacacattttaagtATATACTAACACATATATAACAATatcaatgaaaacaaatcgtGTCCGTGTGTATGCAAGAATAGCGAAAAATACAAATACGCAGGTCCAATACGATAGATATGCGCGTGATCGAAAAACCTACCAAGTAAACTTTGCAGCAATCCTGTAACAGTCTGCAGTACACCGTCTAAACCATTCAGGCTTGCCTGCAGATCAACCATAACATTGACCGCTTGTGGCAGCAGAGAGGGAAGCGTTATCGGAAGCGAGGGAAGTGTTAGCGGTAGTGTGCCAAGCGTAGGTAACAGCGTTTGTATCGAGCTCAGTACTACAGGCAGTACACCATCAAGCACTCCCAGATTGTCCTGCAGATCAGCTACAGTGTTCACCAGACTTGCAGGTAAGCCCAGCAACGGCAATGCACCGAGGAGTGACGGAAGCAATGCTGCATTAATTGGAAAATGCATACAAAAGAATGGGGAAAAAGCCAAATCATTAATAGCACTACTCTTCTAGCGTTGTTCCTTGGGCAGAACAACGTGACAAAAGGTTCTAACATAAACACCTACCAAGCAATAACGGCAGTAAGGTAAGCAGGATCGGCAGTAAACCATTCAGTAGTTCCAGATTTGCTTGAAGCGAGACGGAAACCAACGAACCACCCACACTCGGAAGTGTTATACCAGGCAGCGTTATCGCCGGAAGTGTTATACTAGGCAACGTTACCGATGGCAATGTGATCGATGGTACCGTTACACTCGGTAACGTTACAGGTAGTGTAACAGTAGGTAGCATTACAGGTGGTAAAGTTACCGGAAGTGTAACGGACGGTGCCGTTACTACGGGTATTACACCGGACGGTAGGATACCTTTGGTttataaaaatagtaaaatagcTCGTTTACTTGGTGTGTggaagaaaatcaaacacGCAACAATATTCTATCGTATTGTAAAAACCTACCGAGCAAATTCTGCAGCACGTTACCGACGGTCAAGAGCAGTTGATTTACCAGACCAAGATTCGTTTGTACCGATAAGCAGATTTGGTTCGTAACCGATGAACATCCCATCGGCACGATCGGTAGTGTAACGGGGGGAAGCGTTACGATCGGTGGAATAGTTATCGGAGGAATGGTAATGGTGGGTAAGGTTAGTATCGGTGGCAATGTTACTGGTGGTAACGTTACTGGCGGGAGTGTTATTGGACAAACTACACCTAGCGATCCTTTTGTAGGAAGAAATTAAACATGAATcaaatgtatgtaaatattGTTCTGCTACACAAGTAGAACATACCAAACAGACTTTGCAGAACAGCGAACAAAAGTGTTAACAATTGTTGGAGCGCTCCGGTGTTCGGTTGAAGTCCACAAACTTGGCCTGCTCCAATACCTATCGACGAAGACGATCCACCTTTCCAGTGAAAAAAATTACAGTTAGCACGTTGACTACAGTTGGATAAGTTTGGCAATATTACATACCCAGTAATGACTGCAAAGCTTGGCTAATAAGCTGCAGCAGATTAGGTACAACACCAGTTAACCCACCGGCCACACCATTTAGTCCAAGTGGAAGTGAAAGTCCTCCGCTTCCTGTTCCTCCTGCTCCGGGAAGGCGGGTGGGATAGTAAATGTAAGACCAAATGGATTAATAAACTAGTGCTGTTTAGCATCTTTCCACTACAAAGCATACCCAGCAAACCTTGAGCCGTTTTGCTGATGACCTGCAGCAGATCGGATAACACACCGTTATTTTGACCTAGCAGTATGTTCGTGCCCGGAAGTCCTTGCAATAGTGTTGCACTTGATCCACCGCCTGTAACCATATTGAAACACTTAAGCTCGCTGGCAATGCAAAATCATTTTCAGAAAGGGCCGGAAACCTACTCAAAAGACCCTGAGCAGCTTGACTCACGACTTCCAGGAGCCTTGGAACAACGCCAGTATTCTGTTGCTGGCCTAACAGGACGCTTGTAATGGGTGGTAACGTTACAGTTGGTACGGTTACTCCAATCGGTAGCGTTAGACCACCTgtttttagttaattttttagaaaagtaaCGATCAATAGTCATCAGTGAATGG
The DNA window shown above is from Anopheles funestus chromosome 3RL, idAnoFuneDA-416_04, whole genome shotgun sequence and carries:
- the LOC125771631 gene encoding uncharacterized protein LOC125771631, producing the protein MFDCFCLWPPLQATDPDKNVPFETFPNQRVPSSVDSSYVAELLRQLYGYRVRYAPYLHRYALLINAIETVLALYALLTQAGWDHRLQWRPLWHIPKYLRINFALVVSLLTIYSNLAAIVGLLTYRTFLLWPYICLHLGTFALELWYLVGKKLALLPSVCLRKFDLNVCQNETDKWWSPLMVFLPGFNLSIVIAIYLHVDGLKPDVGTVPGTVWNTF